A stretch of the Psychroserpens sp. Hel_I_66 genome encodes the following:
- a CDS encoding ABC transporter permease → MLRLLQLELQKLLLNRASKVLIFISFILPFFIILLSSIRFNVFNYFTLEVGHYGVFNFPIVWHIVTFFASQFKLFFAIVVVSMIGNEYSNKTIKQNLIDGLSKKEFILSKFYTIVFFSAMATLLVIIICLLVGVIYSSIDEVHLIFRETEFLFAYFLKLVGFFSLCLFLGMLVKRSAFALAFLFVLFILEWIIYGLFAWKLDESTATKIQNFFPLKSMYKLIDQPFQRIAISKAPNGQDFLYDFGVHWYEIAIVMAWTALFIFLSYRLLKKRDL, encoded by the coding sequence ATGTTAAGATTACTACAACTAGAACTTCAAAAATTACTGCTCAACAGAGCTAGTAAGGTTCTCATATTTATATCGTTCATTTTACCTTTTTTCATCATCCTGCTCTCTTCCATAAGATTTAATGTCTTTAATTATTTTACTTTAGAAGTTGGCCACTATGGCGTTTTTAACTTCCCAATCGTTTGGCACATCGTTACCTTTTTTGCTTCACAATTTAAGCTCTTTTTTGCCATCGTTGTGGTAAGTATGATTGGTAATGAGTATAGTAATAAAACCATAAAACAGAATTTAATTGATGGTTTGAGCAAAAAGGAATTTATACTTTCAAAGTTTTATACCATTGTATTCTTTTCTGCAATGGCAACATTATTGGTAATTATCATTTGTTTGCTCGTTGGTGTCATCTATTCTAGTATTGACGAAGTGCATTTGATTTTTAGGGAAACTGAATTTCTCTTCGCTTATTTTTTAAAACTTGTCGGTTTTTTTAGTTTGTGCTTATTTTTGGGAATGTTGGTAAAACGATCTGCTTTTGCTTTAGCATTTTTATTTGTACTGTTTATTCTGGAGTGGATTATCTACGGACTTTTTGCATGGAAACTAGATGAAAGTACTGCGACGAAAATTCAAAATTTCTTTCCGCTAAAATCGATGTATAAGCTTATTGACCAACCCTTTCAACGTATCGCCATCTCTAAAGCCCCAAACGGACAAGACTTTTTGTACGACTTTGGAGTACATTGGTATGAGATTGCCATTGTTATGGCTTGGACAGCCTTATTTATCTTTTTATCGTATAGATTACTTAAAAAGCGAGATTTGTAA
- a CDS encoding COX15/CtaA family protein, whose amino-acid sequence MQKTFRKSAKIALLLVYLVIIAGAVVRMTGSGMGCPDWPKCFGYYIPPTDISELQFKPNHDYKKGIVIIKDESLLVASKDFSSSESLNPKNWETYTKHDYAQFNATHTWVEYINRLLGALSGIPILIFTIISFWLWRKNKWLTILSVATVFGMAFQAWLGKTVVDSNLAPFKITVHMVMAMVIVAMILYLIYGSKSTFKDQKFDLLFRNIILVALVLSLVQIILGTQVRQYIDQQIKDIGYIKSQWMDNPTLKFYIHRTFSVLVLVVNGWLFFRSKKLNLGYRKTNLLMGCILATIFTGILMYYFDFPFLSQPLHLVIALIMFGIQFYIFLESKHKKPVLN is encoded by the coding sequence ATGCAAAAAACATTTAGAAAATCTGCAAAAATAGCGCTCTTATTAGTGTATTTGGTAATCATCGCAGGAGCTGTTGTGCGCATGACGGGTTCTGGAATGGGTTGTCCAGACTGGCCAAAATGCTTTGGCTACTACATTCCACCAACAGATATTTCCGAATTACAATTTAAGCCCAACCACGACTACAAAAAAGGGATTGTAATTATAAAAGACGAGTCGCTTTTAGTGGCATCAAAAGATTTTAGTTCTTCGGAAAGTTTAAATCCAAAAAATTGGGAAACTTATACAAAACATGATTATGCTCAATTTAATGCTACACATACTTGGGTTGAATATATAAACAGATTACTTGGTGCGCTTTCTGGAATTCCTATTTTAATATTCACTATTATTTCCTTTTGGTTGTGGCGAAAAAACAAATGGTTGACCATTTTATCGGTCGCAACTGTTTTTGGTATGGCTTTTCAGGCTTGGTTGGGAAAAACGGTTGTAGATTCTAATCTTGCACCATTTAAGATCACGGTACATATGGTGATGGCTATGGTTATTGTGGCGATGATTCTGTATTTAATTTATGGTTCAAAATCAACTTTTAAAGATCAAAAATTTGATTTGCTATTTAGAAATATAATCTTGGTGGCACTGGTTTTATCATTGGTTCAAATCATCTTGGGAACTCAGGTAAGACAGTACATTGACCAACAAATAAAAGACATTGGTTATATAAAATCACAATGGATGGATAACCCGACTTTGAAATTTTACATTCATCGTACGTTTTCTGTTTTGGTACTAGTTGTTAATGGTTGGTTATTTTTCCGAAGTAAAAAATTAAATCTTGGTTATCGTAAAACCAATCTTTTAATGGGTTGTATTCTTGCCACCATTTTTACTGGTATCTTGATGTATTATTTTGATTTCCCATTTTTATCGCAACCGCTTCACCTGGTTATTGCGTTGATTATGTTTGGGATTCAGTTTTATATTTTTTTGGAGAGCAAGCACAAAAAACCAGTTTTAAACTAA
- a CDS encoding IS1096 element passenger TnpR family protein, producing the protein MIYRFRAILDNDTEDDIFRDIEIRETDSLEDLHNAITQSFGFDGLEMASFYISNEDWDQGEEISMFDVSEGHNDTRTMSETILNTIVHEAQTKLIYVYDFLSMWTFLVELAEIVEEADGTDYPNLMFVHGQIPDSAPEKTFEAENFDDDYNEFDDDLDVDDYSDLDFDENWN; encoded by the coding sequence ATGATTTACAGATTTAGAGCCATACTTGACAACGATACCGAAGACGATATTTTTAGGGATATCGAAATTAGGGAAACCGATTCTCTTGAAGATCTTCACAATGCCATTACGCAATCTTTTGGATTTGATGGACTGGAAATGGCGTCCTTTTACATAAGTAATGAGGATTGGGACCAAGGTGAGGAAATATCAATGTTTGATGTGAGCGAAGGTCATAATGACACGAGGACGATGAGTGAGACGATCTTAAACACGATCGTACATGAAGCGCAAACAAAATTAATCTATGTTTATGATTTTTTAAGCATGTGGACGTTTCTTGTCGAACTTGCTGAAATTGTCGAAGAAGCAGATGGTACAGACTATCCAAACCTCATGTTCGTTCATGGTCAAATCCCAGACTCTGCTCCAGAAAAAACGTTCGAAGCCGAAAATTTTGATGATGATTACAATGAGTTTGATGACGATTTAGACGTTGATGATTATAGTGACCTGGACTTTGATGAAAACTGGAACTAA
- a CDS encoding ABC transporter ATP-binding protein: MEQILTINNLTKKFGYLTAVKDLSFTINKGNVYGILGPNGSGKSTTLGIVLNVVNKTEGSFHWFDGNTSTHDALKKVGAIIERPNFYPYMTAEQNLKLVCRIKGVSHDKISEKLEIVGLLDRKDHKFKTYSLGMKQRLAIASALLNDPEILILDEPTNGLDPQGIHQIRKIIKEIASNGTTILLASHLLDEVEKVCTHVVVLRKGEKLYSGRVDEMISSHGFFELKAEKHNELKTILENDTSFGKIKVEDQLITAFLNEPMDAPTFNKLMFDNGIILSHLVKRKESLEEQFLQLTDNSAVKS, encoded by the coding sequence TTGGAACAAATTTTAACCATTAACAATCTTACCAAAAAATTTGGCTACCTCACTGCTGTAAAAGACTTATCATTTACAATCAACAAAGGCAATGTTTACGGTATTTTAGGACCAAACGGAAGTGGTAAATCAACAACCCTTGGCATCGTACTCAATGTTGTCAATAAAACCGAGGGCAGTTTCCACTGGTTTGACGGTAACACCTCAACGCACGATGCTCTTAAAAAAGTAGGCGCTATTATTGAGCGACCTAATTTTTACCCCTATATGACCGCAGAGCAAAATCTAAAATTAGTATGTAGAATTAAGGGTGTAAGTCATGATAAAATTTCAGAAAAGCTTGAAATTGTTGGGCTTTTAGACCGTAAGGATCATAAATTCAAAACCTACTCTTTAGGGATGAAACAACGTTTGGCAATCGCATCTGCCTTGTTAAATGATCCAGAAATTCTAATTCTTGACGAACCAACAAATGGTCTCGACCCACAAGGGATTCATCAAATTAGAAAAATCATAAAAGAGATTGCCAGCAATGGCACCACTATTCTTTTGGCATCTCACCTGCTCGACGAAGTTGAGAAAGTGTGTACGCACGTTGTCGTTTTGAGAAAAGGTGAGAAATTATATTCCGGTCGAGTGGACGAAATGATTTCAAGTCATGGTTTTTTTGAACTTAAGGCAGAAAAGCACAATGAGCTCAAAACCATATTGGAGAATGATACTTCCTTCGGAAAAATAAAAGTCGAAGATCAGCTAATCACTGCATTTTTAAACGAACCTATGGACGCTCCAACCTTTAACAAACTCATGTTTGATAATGGCATTATTCTCTCCCATCTCGTTAAGCGTAAAGAAAGTTTAGAAGAACAATTTTTACAATTGACAGATAATTCAGCAGTAAAATCATAA
- a CDS encoding HupE/UreJ family protein codes for MTDFWFYVNLGINHILDLEGLDHFYFIISFCILFSFKDWKKILGLVTAFTIGHCITLFLSGMELVSIDSETVELLIPITILLSCLNNFFFLLKNKQSKQQLSITYILLLVFGLIHGLGFSNYIKMMLFDDESIVMPLLGFNVGIELAQLLIVAGFLILLSGLEKIVKSYIKWVRFVINLIIFLLVLRMIF; via the coding sequence ATGACTGACTTTTGGTTTTACGTAAACTTAGGAATCAATCATATTTTAGATCTTGAGGGTTTAGACCATTTTTATTTTATCATTTCCTTTTGCATTCTATTTTCTTTTAAAGACTGGAAAAAAATCCTGGGTCTGGTCACCGCATTTACGATTGGACACTGCATTACTTTGTTTCTCTCTGGAATGGAACTAGTAAGTATTGATAGTGAGACCGTAGAACTTCTCATCCCAATCACTATTTTATTAAGTTGCTTGAACAATTTCTTTTTTCTGCTCAAGAATAAGCAATCCAAACAACAACTTAGCATTACTTATATACTCTTGTTGGTTTTTGGTTTAATCCACGGGCTGGGCTTTTCAAACTACATTAAGATGATGCTCTTTGACGATGAGTCAATAGTAATGCCTCTTTTAGGCTTTAATGTTGGGATTGAATTGGCACAACTTTTAATTGTTGCTGGTTTTTTAATACTCCTTTCTGGGCTTGAAAAAATTGTAAAATCCTATATTAAATGGGTTCGGTTTGTAATTAATTTGATTATTTTTTTACTGGTTTTGAGGATGATCTTTTAG
- a CDS encoding GNAT family N-acetyltransferase — translation MIKIVRTDSKNQDFSKLIKELDAYLKVTDGNEHEFYNQFNGIEMLKHVIIIYMDREAVSCGAFKTFDDATVEIKRMYTMSKMRGNGLASEILKALELWASELKYKACVLETGIRQKEAVAFYKKNGYQIIPNYGQYADMDNSLCFKKLI, via the coding sequence ATGATCAAAATCGTAAGAACAGACTCAAAGAACCAAGACTTTAGCAAACTCATCAAAGAGCTAGACGCTTATTTAAAAGTAACCGATGGCAATGAACATGAATTTTATAACCAATTTAATGGTATAGAAATGCTAAAACATGTCATCATTATTTATATGGATCGTGAAGCTGTAAGCTGTGGAGCATTCAAGACATTTGATGATGCTACGGTAGAAATAAAACGTATGTACACCATGTCTAAAATGCGTGGTAACGGTTTGGCTTCGGAAATTTTAAAAGCTTTAGAACTTTGGGCTTCAGAATTAAAATACAAAGCCTGCGTTCTCGAAACAGGAATTCGACAAAAAGAGGCGGTTGCTTTCTATAAAAAGAATGGATATCAAATCATTCCTAATTACGGGCAATATGCTGATATGGATAATAGTTTGTGTTTTAAAAAATTGATTTAA